One window of Thermogemmata fonticola genomic DNA carries:
- a CDS encoding phage head-tail connector protein produces the protein MLETLANVKLALGISGTDSDGLLERLMTSAGEWIREYTGREWTGGTFTEVHAAGYTLVFLRNFPVETLVSLKVDPKREFGPYTERPLTSFVVHRERGVVESVDGPFLEPQDGGNGDWPGALQVVYTTPSGATPVAVREAFIQLVGYWYRLTRTAMVQNHELLVSQQSGTEMKTWPWPAVSGLPRMPAGVVQLLQPFRAPPL, from the coding sequence ATGCTGGAAACCTTGGCGAATGTGAAGCTGGCGCTGGGAATCAGCGGGACGGACAGCGACGGCCTGCTGGAGCGCCTGATGACCTCTGCGGGGGAATGGATTCGGGAGTACACCGGGCGGGAGTGGACCGGCGGGACCTTCACGGAGGTGCACGCCGCCGGTTACACCCTAGTGTTTTTGCGCAATTTCCCTGTGGAGACGCTGGTGAGCCTCAAGGTGGACCCCAAGCGGGAGTTTGGGCCTTACACGGAGCGGCCGTTGACCAGTTTTGTGGTGCACCGGGAGCGGGGCGTGGTGGAATCGGTGGATGGGCCGTTTCTGGAGCCACAGGACGGGGGCAACGGAGATTGGCCCGGCGCGTTGCAAGTGGTGTACACGACGCCGAGCGGAGCGACGCCGGTGGCGGTGCGGGAGGCATTCATTCAACTGGTCGGCTACTGGTACCGCTTGACGCGCACGGCGATGGTCCAGAATCACGAGTTGCTGGTGAGCCAGCAGAGCGGCACGGAGATGAAGACCTGGCCGTGGCCGGCGGTGTCGGGATTGCCCCGGATGCCCGCGGGGGTGGTGCAGTTGTTGCAGCCGTTTCGCGCCCCACCGTTATAG